Proteins co-encoded in one Acidobacteriota bacterium genomic window:
- a CDS encoding efflux RND transporter periplasmic adaptor subunit: MSAKKIVLIAVGVLVIAGIVAASIVHSQNSVTKVATGKAVRQDLVSIVNGTGQIKPKTYVNVGATAFGRITHLNVKEGDHVKKGTVLATVENVQPSATVSAQQAAIDSSRTDVNSLVAAERTAEANIAQAKADLEQKNLDFQRAQQLYNEKLIAKQDFDAKKAAYDMSVATLAQRQAAAAQAKAQTASQRAHVNQAVASQRANYDSLDKTISRAPFDGLVTNVPVREGETVVVGIQNAGGSTIMTLADMSVITAEVKVDETDIVNIKLNQPADVTVDALPGRVFKGHVTEVGDQALLRTTGLSTTQSTTGTEEAKDFKVVVTLDQPSDDLRPGLSTTAKITTAHQQNVLTIPIQALVQRVPATEKALAANGGKPPSAGAVATAGASQTSTKAPAVQGVYVIETEKKKLRAIFVPVTTGITGATEIEVLSGLKPGDEIVTGRYKILRTLKSGTPVKRDNTPETEADKS, from the coding sequence ATGAGCGCTAAAAAAATTGTCCTGATCGCAGTGGGTGTGCTTGTTATCGCAGGCATCGTCGCCGCGAGCATTGTCCATAGCCAGAATTCTGTTACCAAGGTCGCTACGGGCAAGGCCGTCCGGCAGGACCTCGTCTCGATCGTCAACGGTACCGGGCAGATCAAGCCCAAGACCTACGTCAACGTGGGAGCGACGGCCTTTGGCCGCATTACGCACCTGAACGTGAAGGAAGGCGACCATGTCAAGAAGGGCACAGTGCTGGCCACGGTGGAGAACGTTCAGCCCTCCGCCACGGTCTCGGCGCAGCAGGCGGCGATCGACAGCTCGCGGACGGACGTCAACAGCCTGGTAGCAGCCGAACGCACCGCCGAGGCCAACATCGCCCAGGCCAAGGCCGACCTCGAGCAGAAGAACCTCGACTTCCAGCGCGCCCAGCAGCTCTACAACGAGAAGCTGATCGCCAAGCAGGACTTCGACGCCAAGAAGGCGGCCTACGACATGTCGGTCGCCACGCTGGCCCAGCGTCAGGCGGCAGCTGCTCAGGCCAAGGCGCAGACGGCCTCGCAGCGCGCGCATGTGAACCAGGCGGTCGCCTCGCAGCGCGCCAACTACGACTCGCTCGACAAGACCATCAGCCGCGCGCCGTTTGACGGGCTGGTCACCAACGTTCCTGTGCGCGAGGGTGAGACGGTTGTGGTCGGTATCCAGAACGCCGGCGGCTCGACCATCATGACGCTGGCCGATATGTCGGTCATCACAGCCGAGGTCAAGGTCGATGAGACCGACATCGTCAACATCAAGCTGAACCAGCCCGCCGACGTCACGGTCGATGCCCTTCCCGGGCGCGTCTTCAAGGGCCACGTCACCGAGGTCGGCGACCAGGCGCTGCTGCGCACCACGGGGCTCTCGACCACGCAGAGCACGACCGGCACCGAGGAGGCCAAGGACTTCAAAGTAGTCGTCACCCTCGATCAGCCCTCGGACGATCTTCGTCCCGGCCTGTCGACTACGGCGAAGATCACCACGGCGCACCAGCAAAATGTGCTGACCATCCCGATCCAGGCGCTGGTGCAGCGCGTTCCCGCGACGGAGAAGGCGCTTGCAGCGAACGGCGGCAAGCCGCCCAGCGCAGGCGCGGTCGCTACCGCGGGCGCCAGCCAGACATCGACCAAGGCCCCGGCGGTCCAGGGCGTCTACGTTATTGAAACCGAGAAGAAGAAGCTCAGGGCCATCTTTGTTCCAGTCACGACCGGCATCACCGGCGCGACCGAGATCGAGGTCCTCAGCGGGCTGAAACCGGGCGACGAGATCGTCACCGGGCGGTACAAAATTCTTCGCACCCTTAAGAGTGGCACGCCAGTCAAAAGAGACAACACACCTGAGACCGAGGCAGACAAGTCATAG
- a CDS encoding peptidylprolyl isomerase gives MIRILQQDNRITKILFAVIIGFAVVTMVITLVPGVFDNTGTNDTNVFATVRETGLLGRMGIDSTAVKMTEVNQLASRQLQQQRLPEFLLPYMSQRAGQILVQRQILKHEADRLNLQVSDEDLRNELQTGPFAQYLFPGGKYIGDDAYMNFVQNFFQTNRADFESQIKSDMELQRLQALITGGVTVSDGAVREAYKTQGTKVKFDYAVISADGLGKTINPTDAELEKFFKDNAAKYATAIPETRKIEYVSFDASNLPGGKPQISDADVQAYYNQHQSQYQVKEQVKVRHILVAVPQGADAKTDQAAKAKADDLLKQIKNGGNFADLASKNSDDPGSKAQGGELGWLDRGRTVPEFDKTAFALAPGQTSDVIKTQFGYHILQVEDKKTAHLRPLSEVKAEIVPVLEQQRVGAAEQTYASQLATDAKKNGIEKAATARGLHAVTTDYVAKDGVIAGVADGSGLLTQAFSVVKGADPASVSTGDGFAVFQVVDIKAAHAPAFADYKPHILDDYREQQIPLLLNTQLNKLADRAKVLNDLKKAAAEMNIPLKTSELVGRDAQVPEIGAMSGPASVVFSLNKGGISNAINLGRTGIVLDVTDKQEPTAEDIAKNFDQTREQLLNDQREEIFRVYVGTVTKKYEDAGAVRYSKKQQGPALPTGGN, from the coding sequence ATGATTCGTATTCTGCAGCAGGACAACCGCATTACGAAGATTCTCTTCGCTGTCATTATTGGCTTTGCCGTGGTCACGATGGTGATCACCCTTGTTCCAGGTGTCTTTGACAATACCGGGACGAACGATACCAACGTCTTTGCCACAGTGCGTGAGACCGGACTGCTCGGCCGGATGGGCATCGACAGCACAGCGGTAAAGATGACCGAGGTCAACCAGTTGGCGTCCCGCCAGTTGCAGCAGCAGCGTCTGCCGGAGTTTCTGCTCCCATATATGTCGCAGCGGGCCGGACAGATCCTTGTGCAGCGGCAGATCCTGAAGCACGAGGCTGACCGCCTGAACCTTCAGGTGAGCGACGAAGACCTGCGCAACGAACTTCAGACGGGACCCTTTGCGCAGTACCTGTTTCCCGGTGGGAAGTACATTGGCGACGACGCTTACATGAACTTCGTGCAGAACTTCTTCCAGACCAACCGCGCCGACTTTGAGTCGCAGATCAAGAGCGACATGGAGCTGCAGCGGCTACAGGCGCTGATCACCGGCGGCGTCACTGTCTCTGACGGTGCTGTGCGCGAGGCCTACAAGACGCAGGGAACCAAGGTGAAGTTCGATTACGCCGTGATCTCCGCCGACGGATTGGGGAAGACGATCAACCCTACCGATGCCGAGTTGGAGAAGTTCTTCAAGGACAACGCCGCCAAGTATGCAACGGCGATCCCGGAGACACGCAAGATTGAGTACGTCTCGTTCGACGCGTCGAATCTGCCGGGCGGCAAGCCGCAGATCTCGGACGCCGATGTGCAGGCCTACTACAACCAGCATCAATCGCAGTACCAGGTGAAGGAGCAGGTGAAGGTCCGCCACATTCTGGTTGCCGTGCCACAGGGAGCGGATGCGAAGACCGATCAGGCTGCCAAGGCCAAGGCCGACGATCTGCTGAAGCAGATCAAGAACGGCGGCAACTTCGCCGATCTTGCCAGCAAGAACTCCGACGATCCTGGCAGTAAAGCTCAGGGTGGCGAGTTGGGCTGGCTCGACCGGGGACGCACCGTGCCGGAGTTCGACAAGACGGCATTTGCGCTTGCTCCGGGGCAGACCTCGGACGTAATCAAGACGCAGTTCGGCTACCACATCCTTCAGGTCGAGGACAAGAAGACGGCGCACCTGCGTCCGCTCTCCGAGGTGAAGGCGGAGATCGTTCCTGTGCTCGAGCAGCAGCGCGTTGGCGCGGCGGAGCAAACCTATGCGTCGCAGCTTGCGACGGACGCCAAGAAGAACGGTATTGAGAAGGCCGCTACTGCTCGCGGGCTTCATGCGGTGACGACCGACTACGTGGCGAAGGATGGCGTTATTGCCGGCGTGGCTGACGGTTCGGGTCTGCTGACGCAGGCGTTCAGTGTCGTCAAGGGTGCTGATCCGGCTTCGGTATCGACCGGCGACGGCTTTGCAGTCTTTCAGGTAGTGGACATCAAGGCGGCGCATGCTCCTGCATTTGCCGACTACAAGCCCCACATCCTGGACGACTATCGCGAGCAGCAGATTCCGCTGCTGCTGAATACGCAGCTCAACAAACTGGCTGACCGTGCCAAAGTCCTTAACGATCTGAAGAAGGCTGCGGCGGAGATGAACATTCCACTCAAGACCAGCGAACTGGTCGGCCGCGATGCACAGGTTCCCGAGATCGGCGCGATGAGCGGTCCGGCTTCGGTCGTCTTCTCCTTGAATAAGGGAGGCATCTCCAACGCGATCAACCTGGGCCGCACTGGCATCGTGCTTGATGTTACCGACAAGCAGGAGCCGACGGCAGAGGACATTGCGAAGAACTTCGACCAGACCCGTGAGCAGTTGCTCAACGATCAGCGCGAGGAGATCTTCCGTGTCTATGTTGGAACGGTGACCAAGAAGTACGAGGATGCGGGCGCCGTCCGGTACTCGAAGAAACAGCAGGGGCCGGCACTGCCGACTGGCGGTAACTGA
- a CDS encoding BON domain-containing protein: MARLRNLGLGILGGAVLSAAGFAQSGQDRPMPDAQIESNVLKALASAPELSDQAIGTTTVYGTVTLTGSVRDEASRDKAEHLVATTSGVKKVVSELVVGSPGETANAEVSQPVDGAGEGQADGTMSGAQQGQSAPVPQTNSAPVGRSQTQPQQPSAYPPYPPQSQGGNGYPQRQPYPAYPNPAYSSQRPTRIQQAGQPVIVPAGTMLRVRINQAMDSRHTQPGTVFDGVVISDVLADGPVAIPRGAMVQGRVSDVQPGGDLRGRGGLALELSQVTLEGRTYPLATEAWSHQGYDKTGQTVGNTVGLGAVGAMIGAIAGGGPGALLGAGIGSVAGLGVSSASRQGEATVPSEAIVNFRLSQQTELTTVSQAELDRLGAGLPPSAGMQPQMRRRYYPPPPPPYYYPAPYFYPYYR, translated from the coding sequence ATGGCACGATTGAGAAATCTGGGGTTGGGGATTTTGGGAGGGGCCGTCCTTTCCGCCGCAGGATTTGCCCAGAGCGGCCAGGACAGGCCGATGCCCGATGCGCAGATTGAGTCGAATGTTCTGAAGGCGCTGGCGAGCGCTCCCGAGCTTTCTGACCAGGCGATTGGCACCACGACCGTTTACGGAACGGTAACGCTTACCGGGTCGGTTCGCGACGAGGCCTCCCGAGATAAAGCCGAGCATCTGGTAGCAACTACATCTGGAGTTAAAAAGGTGGTCAGCGAACTGGTGGTCGGGTCGCCAGGGGAGACTGCCAATGCGGAAGTGTCTCAACCTGTTGATGGGGCGGGTGAGGGGCAGGCAGATGGCACAATGTCTGGCGCTCAGCAGGGGCAGAGCGCTCCGGTGCCGCAAACAAACTCTGCTCCTGTAGGACGTTCGCAAACGCAGCCCCAGCAGCCCTCTGCTTACCCTCCCTACCCGCCGCAGTCGCAGGGAGGGAATGGTTATCCGCAACGGCAGCCCTATCCTGCGTATCCGAATCCAGCTTATTCAAGCCAGCGACCTACCCGTATTCAGCAGGCAGGGCAGCCGGTGATTGTACCTGCGGGGACGATGTTGAGAGTCCGTATCAACCAGGCAATGGACAGCCGCCATACGCAACCCGGAACGGTCTTTGATGGTGTCGTTATCAGCGATGTATTGGCGGATGGGCCGGTCGCTATTCCTCGGGGAGCGATGGTGCAGGGGCGAGTGTCCGATGTACAGCCAGGCGGCGATCTCAGGGGACGTGGCGGACTTGCCCTGGAGTTGAGCCAGGTGACGCTGGAGGGCCGCACGTATCCTCTGGCGACCGAGGCCTGGTCGCACCAGGGATACGACAAAACTGGCCAAACGGTAGGTAACACCGTAGGCCTCGGCGCGGTCGGTGCGATGATTGGCGCGATAGCGGGCGGCGGTCCGGGTGCGTTGCTTGGAGCCGGAATCGGCAGCGTTGCCGGTCTGGGAGTTTCTTCGGCATCGAGGCAGGGTGAGGCAACGGTTCCTTCGGAGGCGATTGTGAACTTCCGCCTGAGCCAGCAGACAGAACTGACAACAGTCTCGCAGGCAGAGCTGGATCGGCTGGGAGCAGGTCTTCCTCCGTCGGCTGGAATGCAACCACAGATGAGGCGTCGTTATTATCCTCCTCCGCCCCCGCCGTATTACTATCCGGCGCCTTACTTCTATCCGTATTACAGATAA
- a CDS encoding SIS domain-containing protein has translation MEVDKGSVLTAKSHTWFEIAQQPELWPTTLEHVKRAVHEFDLVGLLSDARVVLTGAGTSAYIASAIAPAWHKAIAVPSTDLLVDTERYVAEADVLISIGRSGNSPESMAVVDRVHALRPQISQLAITCNGTGALAKSDIIRSILLDPRTDDKSLVMTSSFSNLVIGGLCLARAEGLDQMLPTACAKAKASFAEINSAVKHVASIVKERIVLLASSPLLAWAQEGSLKSLEMTAGRFPVLAETYLGLRHGPMSFVRPDTVVLCLLSNDPLRRRYERDLVQELRSKNLGHLVAIGATREETDLFDAIIPATSPQAADELRTPFEIIAPQLLGYYLSLRVGLDPDNPSEDGIITRVVQGVRIYKE, from the coding sequence ATGGAAGTCGACAAAGGAAGCGTCCTGACAGCTAAAAGCCACACCTGGTTTGAAATCGCACAACAACCCGAGCTTTGGCCTACTACCCTGGAACATGTTAAGAGGGCTGTCCATGAGTTTGACCTCGTCGGCCTTCTTTCAGATGCGCGCGTTGTCCTCACCGGGGCGGGGACTTCTGCGTACATCGCTTCTGCCATTGCCCCGGCCTGGCACAAAGCGATCGCCGTTCCGTCCACCGATCTACTTGTCGATACGGAACGATATGTAGCAGAAGCAGATGTACTTATTTCCATCGGGCGTTCGGGCAATAGCCCCGAAAGCATGGCGGTAGTCGATCGTGTTCACGCGCTGCGCCCGCAGATCAGTCAACTCGCCATCACATGCAATGGCACAGGCGCACTTGCGAAGTCAGACATCATCCGCTCCATCCTTCTGGACCCGCGCACCGATGACAAGAGCCTGGTTATGACCAGTTCGTTCTCCAATCTCGTAATTGGCGGTCTGTGCCTTGCTCGAGCGGAGGGTTTGGATCAAATGCTTCCGACGGCCTGTGCCAAGGCAAAGGCCAGTTTTGCCGAGATCAATTCGGCAGTGAAGCACGTCGCCTCTATCGTAAAAGAGCGCATCGTTCTGCTTGCTTCATCGCCTCTGCTTGCCTGGGCTCAAGAAGGCTCGCTCAAATCCCTGGAGATGACTGCTGGAAGGTTTCCCGTGCTCGCGGAGACATACCTGGGACTGAGACATGGCCCCATGAGCTTTGTCCGTCCGGACACAGTTGTTCTTTGCCTGCTATCGAACGACCCTCTTCGTCGCCGGTACGAGCGCGATCTGGTTCAAGAGTTACGCTCGAAAAACCTTGGGCACCTGGTAGCGATCGGAGCCACGCGGGAAGAAACAGATCTCTTCGACGCAATCATTCCGGCAACTTCGCCGCAGGCTGCAGATGAACTTCGCACACCGTTTGAGATCATCGCTCCGCAACTGCTGGGGTATTATCTTAGCCTTCGCGTTGGACTTGATCCTGACAATCCGAGTGAAGACGGCATCATTACCCGCGTTGTGCAGGGTGTGCGAATCTACAAAGAGTAG
- a CDS encoding carboxypeptidase regulatory-like domain-containing protein, with protein MKIAIFVLLLAAAPGWASNPAAVTGIVRDAQGVAQMGALVQVLGADSATVGTALTDLHGRYLIANLLPGKKYEVRASAALFVPTTRGNLLLRPGARTVVNLTMNAIFDAAAWLPAERRKADEPSDDWKWTLRSSANRPILRIFEDDGEMVMISSSAAEHKTAPDRARASVSSGDGGFGTGGVHNVFQTDKSLPDGSDMRLRADVGAMTGPYLRAPSTSMSAGYQRRLGFAGAGRTVISYQSHPEMMGTGGTAGFDVVQFASAQKTSLGDMVDMELGGTVFVVHGPGYAMASRPFLKITAHPKSNWNVGYRMATSRDLQSFEGLDSVELELPTSVLAQGRMQTERGLHQEFSLGRKAGKGLIQASYYKDNIGGAMLSGGGPLTTADLNAQGQAGIGLIADTTTGTFRMLSDGYKSQGFNILMTEPITPGLWVALEYSTGAALAADAEQPMRLETVAAQLKQRSSQAATIAVKGRVIHSATQVRASYRWQPESLVTPVNPFAAFSDQAYLSFFIRQPIRVGTLLPAGLEATVDVTNLLEQGYRPILSKDGKTLFLAQTPRMMQAGLAFNF; from the coding sequence GTGAAGATCGCGATTTTCGTGCTGCTGCTGGCAGCCGCTCCCGGTTGGGCTTCAAACCCCGCAGCCGTTACGGGAATCGTCCGCGATGCGCAGGGCGTGGCGCAGATGGGCGCGCTGGTGCAGGTACTTGGCGCGGACTCCGCCACGGTGGGTACCGCCCTTACCGACCTCCACGGACGCTACCTGATCGCCAATCTTCTTCCCGGCAAAAAGTATGAGGTGCGGGCCTCTGCGGCGCTCTTTGTTCCAACGACGCGTGGTAATCTGCTGCTTCGCCCCGGAGCGCGCACCGTCGTCAACCTGACAATGAACGCTATCTTCGATGCCGCGGCGTGGCTCCCGGCGGAGCGGCGCAAGGCCGATGAGCCGAGCGACGACTGGAAGTGGACGCTGCGTTCGTCCGCGAACCGCCCCATCCTGCGCATCTTTGAGGACGACGGCGAGATGGTGATGATCTCGTCGAGTGCGGCGGAGCACAAGACCGCTCCCGACAGGGCGCGCGCGTCGGTCAGCTCGGGCGACGGCGGATTCGGCACCGGCGGCGTACATAACGTCTTTCAGACGGACAAGTCGCTGCCCGATGGCTCCGACATGAGGCTGCGTGCCGATGTGGGCGCGATGACGGGTCCTTATCTGCGGGCGCCTTCCACATCAATGTCCGCCGGGTATCAGCGCAGGCTGGGCTTCGCAGGCGCGGGCAGGACGGTCATCAGCTACCAGTCGCACCCGGAGATGATGGGCACTGGCGGCACGGCCGGGTTCGATGTCGTGCAGTTTGCCTCCGCGCAGAAGACCTCGCTTGGCGACATGGTCGACATGGAGTTGGGCGGCACGGTCTTCGTCGTCCACGGCCCAGGCTACGCGATGGCGTCGCGGCCGTTCCTCAAGATTACGGCGCATCCCAAATCGAACTGGAACGTTGGATACAGGATGGCGACTTCGCGCGACCTGCAATCCTTCGAAGGGCTGGACTCGGTTGAGCTGGAACTGCCCACCAGCGTACTTGCGCAGGGAAGGATGCAGACGGAGCGCGGTCTGCATCAGGAGTTTTCACTCGGACGCAAGGCAGGCAAGGGACTGATCCAGGCCTCCTACTACAAGGACAACATAGGCGGCGCGATGCTCTCAGGCGGAGGCCCGCTGACAACCGCGGACCTTAACGCCCAGGGCCAGGCGGGCATCGGCCTCATCGCCGACACCACCACCGGCACCTTCCGCATGTTGAGCGACGGATACAAGTCGCAGGGCTTCAATATCCTGATGACCGAGCCGATCACTCCTGGGCTCTGGGTTGCCCTCGAGTACAGCACTGGCGCAGCTCTTGCCGCCGATGCCGAGCAGCCGATGCGCCTGGAGACGGTTGCCGCGCAGTTGAAGCAGCGCTCCTCGCAGGCCGCGACCATCGCCGTTAAGGGCCGCGTGATTCACAGCGCAACGCAGGTGCGAGCGTCGTATCGCTGGCAGCCCGAGTCGCTGGTCACGCCGGTCAATCCCTTCGCGGCCTTCAGCGACCAGGCCTACCTGAGCTTCTTCATTCGCCAGCCCATCCGCGTCGGAACGCTGCTGCCCGCCGGGCTCGAGGCCACGGTGGACGTCACGAACCTTTTGGAGCAGGGATACCGTCCCATCCTCTCGAAGGACGGAAAGACGCTCTTCCTCGCGCAAACCCCGCGTATGATGCAGGCCGGACTCGCCTTCAACTTCTAG
- a CDS encoding GWxTD domain-containing protein codes for MKTSRLFVLGTTFLTLALPGSQWLAAQSSAQDGVTQTKPVEEKPDPLKRQPSDKERFAQQKALRQELKGVYKKWLDEDVRWIITDQEMSAFKSLANDEERDTFIENFWLRRNPNPDSPDNEYRDEHYRRIAYANEHFAAGKPGWKTDRGHIYIAFGKPDSTESHPSGGNYQRPIEEGGGNTSTYPFETWHYRYIQGIGDNIDIEFVDTCMCGDYHMTIDRSEKDALKYVPGAGATLYEQMGQSEKKDRFSGGGLEQLGAGPMSTMNQSKQFDRLNTYAKLMAAPEIKFKDLESYMVSSKILTGPPFLFDVRTDYVKVTNDTILVPVTLQIRNKDITFNNKDGVATGTVNILGRVSNLSHRPIQTFEDTVKVEVPSDLLGRTQNNASVYWKALPLRPGLYKVDIVIKDVNNPDHIGTWRRSINVPKYDDDRLAASSLILADQMERVPSKDIGAGNFVIGNTRIRPRVSSGGSQPVTFHRNQNLNFWMQVYNLGIDEKSKQNGAKIEYQVTNMGTNQTILQTEELTSKTNPNADQVTLERSMPLASLEPGKYQITIKVDDGISKQQIAESAPFVVD; via the coding sequence ATGAAGACCTCCCGGCTCTTTGTCCTTGGTACAACGTTTCTTACGCTTGCGCTGCCTGGCAGCCAGTGGCTCGCCGCGCAGTCCAGCGCGCAGGACGGCGTGACCCAGACCAAGCCGGTCGAGGAGAAGCCCGACCCTCTGAAGCGGCAGCCAAGCGACAAGGAACGTTTCGCCCAGCAGAAGGCGCTCCGGCAGGAGTTGAAGGGCGTCTACAAGAAGTGGCTGGACGAGGACGTTCGCTGGATCATTACCGACCAGGAGATGTCGGCATTCAAATCGCTCGCCAACGATGAGGAGCGCGACACCTTCATCGAAAACTTCTGGCTCCGCCGCAACCCGAACCCGGATTCGCCGGACAACGAGTACCGCGACGAGCACTACCGCCGCATCGCCTATGCCAACGAGCACTTCGCCGCGGGCAAGCCGGGCTGGAAGACAGACCGCGGCCATATATACATCGCTTTCGGCAAGCCGGACTCGACCGAATCGCACCCCAGCGGCGGAAACTATCAGCGCCCGATCGAGGAAGGCGGCGGAAATACCTCGACCTATCCCTTCGAGACGTGGCACTACCGCTATATCCAGGGAATCGGCGACAACATCGACATCGAGTTTGTCGATACGTGCATGTGCGGCGACTATCACATGACGATCGACCGCTCGGAAAAAGACGCGCTCAAATACGTGCCGGGGGCCGGTGCAACGCTGTACGAGCAGATGGGACAGTCTGAAAAGAAAGACCGCTTCTCAGGCGGCGGACTCGAGCAGCTCGGGGCCGGTCCCATGTCGACGATGAACCAGTCCAAGCAGTTCGACCGCTTGAACACTTACGCAAAACTGATGGCCGCGCCCGAGATCAAGTTCAAAGATCTTGAGAGCTATATGGTCAGCTCGAAGATCCTCACCGGGCCGCCGTTCCTCTTCGACGTGCGCACCGACTATGTGAAGGTCACCAACGACACCATCCTGGTGCCAGTGACGCTGCAGATCCGCAACAAGGACATCACCTTCAACAACAAGGACGGCGTCGCCACCGGCACCGTCAATATCCTTGGCCGCGTCTCGAACCTGAGCCATCGCCCCATCCAGACGTTCGAGGACACGGTGAAGGTCGAAGTGCCGAGCGACCTGCTGGGCCGCACCCAGAACAACGCATCGGTCTACTGGAAGGCGCTTCCTCTGCGCCCCGGCCTCTACAAGGTCGACATCGTCATTAAGGACGTCAATAACCCCGACCACATCGGGACGTGGCGCCGCAGCATCAACGTTCCCAAGTATGATGACGACCGGCTGGCCGCCTCCTCGCTCATCCTGGCCGACCAGATGGAGCGGGTGCCCTCGAAGGACATCGGCGCCGGAAACTTCGTCATCGGCAACACCCGGATTCGTCCCAGGGTATCCTCTGGCGGTTCGCAGCCTGTGACTTTCCACCGCAATCAGAACTTGAACTTCTGGATGCAGGTGTATAACCTTGGCATCGACGAAAAGAGCAAGCAGAACGGCGCGAAGATCGAGTACCAGGTCACCAATATGGGGACCAACCAGACGATCCTTCAGACCGAGGAGCTTACGTCGAAGACAAACCCGAATGCGGACCAGGTGACGCTGGAGCGGTCGATGCCGCTGGCCAGCCTGGAGCCGGGCAAATATCAGATCACCATCAAAGTGGATGATGGGATCTCCAAGCAGCAGATCGCAGAGTCTGCGCCGTTTGTAGTCGATTGA